The proteins below are encoded in one region of Cucurbita pepo subsp. pepo cultivar mu-cu-16 chromosome LG10, ASM280686v2, whole genome shotgun sequence:
- the LOC111804332 gene encoding F-box/kelch-repeat protein At3g06240-like: MVDFENFMYIPSIIKLSLAPSRSMSILDVNNPFKNNESFNICGHSHDLVCLSFDRDIFLFNLTTEKFRKLPLSIIHYLGDTYDIDFSFTSAVGFGYNSNSRDFKVIRVVEFWNRYGETDFSTRVEIYDLRKERWREIESPTYGRASKSPVASQMHHEGTYYWWAYKEGGTNIIHTFDMSEEVFGKISVPNNVAAEREEYISMGILNRSIVIFHYRVTGNEKTFDIWEMEKDVISWSKLMTIGPVLGVEKPLSFVNSDELLMETNEGQVIYYNIKTHMTKVLPLKGRPCVFTTNCLDFNLQEERESRMNF, from the coding sequence ATGGTCgattttgaaaactttatgTATATACCCTCCATAATCAAGCTTTCGCTCGCCCCCAGTCGATCCATGTCCATTCTCGATGTCAACAATCCATTCAAAAATAATGAGTCTTTCAATATTTGCGGCCATTCTCATGACTTGGTTTGTCTTTCCTTCGATAgagatatttttctctttaatttgaCGACCGAAAAGTTTCGTAAGCTTCCATTATCGATTATTCACTATCTTGGGGATACCTATGATATTGATTTTTCGTTCACAAGCGCTGTTGGATTCGGATACAATTCAAATTCTAGGGATTTCAAAGTGATTAGGGTTGTAGAATTTTGGAACCGATATGGAGAAACTGATTTCTCAACTAGAGTggaaatttatgatttgaggAAAGAAAGATGGAGGGAAATTGAATCTCCTACTTATGGACGAGCATCAAAGTCACCTGTTGCCTCTCAGATGCATCATGAAGGAACATATTATTGGTGGGCATACAAAGAAGGAGGAACTAATATTATACACACATTCGACATGAGCGAAGAAGTTTTTGGCAAAATTTCAGTACCAAACAATGTAGCGGCGGAGCGTGAGGAGTATATAAGTATGGGGATTTTGAATCGATCAATTGTTATATTTCACTATCGAGTAACAGGGAATGAAAAAACCTTCGACATTTGGGAGATGGAGAAAGATGTCATTTCATGGTCAAAACTAATGACAATTGGTCCTGTTCTTGGAGTTGAGAAACCATTATCGTTTGTGAATTCGGATGAACTTTTAATGGAAACTAACGAAGGACAAgtgatttattataatattaaaactcACATGACCAAAGTTCTTCCATTAAAAGGGCGTCCATGTGTATTCACCACAAATTGCTTGGACTTCAATTTGCAAGAGGAAAGAGAATCACGaatgaatttttaa